A genomic stretch from Empedobacter stercoris includes:
- a CDS encoding SRPBCC family protein has translation MSAKPVVVVEIFDTSIDKVWDALTTKPAFDKWYFDIDEFVLEEGFEFEFYGGSYLHHCKIVDFAPQSKLVYTWKYPVYEGDSVVTFLLEVIENEFVPQTKLTLIHEGIESFPPEDKNFSRESFEAGWSEIIRISLKSYLEGNVDDDLKVE, from the coding sequence ATGAGTGCTAAACCCGTTGTAGTCGTTGAGATTTTTGACACGTCAATAGATAAAGTATGGGATGCTTTAACGACAAAACCTGCTTTTGATAAATGGTATTTTGATATTGATGAATTTGTTCTAGAAGAAGGATTTGAATTCGAATTTTACGGAGGTTCGTATTTACATCATTGTAAAATAGTAGATTTTGCTCCACAATCTAAATTAGTATATACATGGAAGTATCCTGTTTATGAAGGAGATTCTGTTGTTACCTTTTTATTAGAAGTGATAGAAAATGAATTTGTTCCTCAAACTAAACTGACGTTAATTCACGAAGGAATTGAGTCATTTCCGCCAGAAGACAAGAATTTTTCTCGTGAAAGTTTTGAAGCTGGATGGTCAGAGATTATCCGAATTAGTTTGAAGAGTTATTTAGAAGGTAATGTAGATGATGATTTGAAAGTTGAATAG